TCGCTCAGAGCAGCAGGACTTGCCTATGCAGTGGACCAAATCGTGGACTTGGTAACTCAGGATGTTGCCGGTGTGCATCTCTACACCATGAACAATGCAGATACAGCAAAATACATCCACCAAGCAACCCATGCCTTGTTTAATCACCAGTCCTTAGGATAATAAAAAGAAAACCATTCTTCTCAGGTGAGGGGAATGGTTCCTTTTTAATGGTAAAGACCGCACTTTTTAAGAAAAATATGATAAAATAGACTCTGTACGTACTTGATACAAAGATGAGGGTATTGAAGTTATAGAAGTTTTTTATTAAAACCTGATAATAGGTGTCTATAAAAAATACGAACAGAGTGAGTATTTAAAAGATATTTCACGCTATCGTGGTATCCTAGAGAATAACTCTGTTATTTTCTAGGACGGAATTTTTTAGAGTAAAATAGTTCGGGGAACTATTTTAGCCTGAGCATAGAAATGAAAAGGCGAAGTAATTAAAAATTACCATTGAAATTCCATTGGATTTCTAAAATCATCCACTGGATAATTTTACCCCCCGTCCGCACTATTTCAGGGAAATATCAAAAAGATACTTAATTGAATTTTGGCCTCATTTCTTAGGAAAAAAGATAAGCTTCCTAGCACTCGTCGAGTGCGGCGTCACCTTCCTATTTTTCTACAGAAATGTTCGGCAAGCCGAATCGTCCAAAATATCTTGTGTAATTGAACCCGGCCGAAAAGCTGTGTAAAAAAGATAAACTGTCTTGTCTTCATCGAAGACTTCGTCAGTTTCCTATTTTTACTTTGCTTTTGACGTCCTTGGTATCTTGAGAATTGAACACGCCTACAACTCTTTGGAAAAAGATAAATCTGCCTAGGAGCAGTCGCTCCGTCGTCCGATTTCCTATTTTCCTTTGAGTTGCTTAACGGTTTTGTATCTTGATCTTTGTAGGCAAGACGTATAATATTATCAATCCAAAGGGGATTAAAATGACAAAACAAGTGTTTCAAACGACTTTTGCGGGTCGTGAGTTGATTGTAGAGACTGGCCAGGTTGCTAAGCAGGCAAATGGCTCTGTTGTTGTACGTTACGGTGAGTCAACTGTCTTGACTGTGGCCGTGATGTCTAAGAAGATGGCAACTGGGGATTTCTTCCCACTTCAAGTCAACTACGAAGAAAAAATGTATGCGGCTGGGAAGTTTCCTGGTGGCTTTATGAAGCGTGAAGGACGTCCTTCAACAGATGCGACTTTGACAGCGCGTTTGATTGACCGTCCAATCCGTCCAATGTTTGCGGAAGGTTTCCGTAATGAAGTGCAAGTGATTAACACAGTGCTTTCTTATGATGAAAATGCTTCTGCACCAATGGCTGCTATGTTTGGTTCATCCTTGGCACTTTCTATCTCAGATATTCCATTTGACGGACCAATCGCTGGGGTACAAGTAGGTTATGTGGATGGTCAAATCATCATCAACCCTAGTCAAGAACAAGCAGAGCAATCACTCCTTGAATTGACAGTAGCTGGTACCAAACACGCCATCAACATGGTAGAGTCTGGTGCCAAAGAATTGTCAGAAGAAATCATGTTGGAAGCCCTTCTTAAAGGGCACGAAGCAGTCAAAGAATTGATTGCTTTCCAAGAAGAAATCGTTGCTGCTGTCGGTAAGGAAAAAGCAGAAGTAGAATTGCTTCATGTGGATGCTGAATTACAGGCTGAAATCATCGCAGCCTACAACAGCGACCTCCAAAAAGCTGTCCAAGTAGAAGAAAAATTGGCTCGTGAAGCTGCAACTCAAGCGGTTAAAGACCAAGTGACTGCTGTTTACGAAGAAAAATATGCAGATCACGAAGAATTTGACCGTATCATGCGTGATGTGGCTGAAATATTGGAACAAATGGAACATGCTGAAGTGCGCCGTTTGATCACAGAAGACAAGGTGCGTCCTGACGGTCGTAAGGTCGATGAAATTCGTCCTTTGGATGCGGTTGTTGACTTCCTTCCTCGTGTGCACGGTTCAGGTCTCTTCACTCGTGGGCAAACTCAGGCTCTTTCAGTCTTGACCTTGGCACCGATGGGGGAAACTCAAATCATTGATGGTTTGGATCCAGAGTACAAGAAACGCTTTATGCACCACTATAACTTCCCTCAATACTCTGTAGGGGAAACTGGTCGTTACGGTGCGCCAGGTCGTCGTGAAATTGGTCACGGTGCTCTCGGTGAGCGTGCCCTTGCTCAAGTCTTGCCAAGTTTGGAGGAATTCCCATACGCGATTCGCTTGGTTGCGGAGGTCTTGGAATCAAATGGTTCTTCTTCTCAAGCATCTATCTGTGCAGGAACGCTTGCCCTTATGGCTGGTGGTGTGCCAATCAAGGCGCCAGTAGCTGGTATTGCTATGGGACTTATCTCAGATGGTAACAACTACACAGTATTGACAGATATTCAAGGTTTGGAAGACCACTTTGGAGATATGGACTTCAAGGTTGCAGGTACTCGTGACGGGATTACAGCCCTTCAAATGGATATCAAGATTCAAGGAATCACTGCAGAAATCTTGACTGAGGCTCTTGCCCAAGCCAAGAAAGCGCGTTTTGAAATCCTTGATGTGATTGAAGCAACTATTCCAGAAGTTCGTCCAGAATTGGCTCCAACTGCTCCGAAAATTGATACCATCAAGATTGATGTGGACAAGATTAAGATTGTCATCGGT
Above is a genomic segment from Streptococcus sp. SN-1 containing:
- the pnp gene encoding polyribonucleotide nucleotidyltransferase is translated as MTKQVFQTTFAGRELIVETGQVAKQANGSVVVRYGESTVLTVAVMSKKMATGDFFPLQVNYEEKMYAAGKFPGGFMKREGRPSTDATLTARLIDRPIRPMFAEGFRNEVQVINTVLSYDENASAPMAAMFGSSLALSISDIPFDGPIAGVQVGYVDGQIIINPSQEQAEQSLLELTVAGTKHAINMVESGAKELSEEIMLEALLKGHEAVKELIAFQEEIVAAVGKEKAEVELLHVDAELQAEIIAAYNSDLQKAVQVEEKLAREAATQAVKDQVTAVYEEKYADHEEFDRIMRDVAEILEQMEHAEVRRLITEDKVRPDGRKVDEIRPLDAVVDFLPRVHGSGLFTRGQTQALSVLTLAPMGETQIIDGLDPEYKKRFMHHYNFPQYSVGETGRYGAPGRREIGHGALGERALAQVLPSLEEFPYAIRLVAEVLESNGSSSQASICAGTLALMAGGVPIKAPVAGIAMGLISDGNNYTVLTDIQGLEDHFGDMDFKVAGTRDGITALQMDIKIQGITAEILTEALAQAKKARFEILDVIEATIPEVRPELAPTAPKIDTIKIDVDKIKIVIGKGGETIDKIIAETGVKIDIDEEGNVSIYSSDQDAINRAKEIIAGLVREAKVDEVYRAKVVRIEKFGAFVNLFDKTDALVHISEMAWTRTNNVEDLVAIGDEVDVKVIKIDEKGRVDASMKALLPRPPKPERDEKGEKSEKPHRPRHHKDHKPKKEFTETPKDSE